Proteins encoded within one genomic window of Rhinolophus sinicus isolate RSC01 linkage group LG14, ASM3656204v1, whole genome shotgun sequence:
- the PHTF1 gene encoding protein PHTF1 isoform X1 encodes MASNGRDAISWYQKKIGAYDQQIWEKSIEQTQIKGFKNKPKKMGHIKPDLIDVDLIRGSTFAKAKPEIPWTSLTRKGLVRVVFFPLFSHWWIQVTSLRIFVWLLLLYLMQVIALVLYFMMPIVNVSEVLGPLCLMLLMGTVHCQIVSTQITKPSGNNGNRRRRKLRKTVNGDGSRENGNNSSDKVREVETVGPVPFIRGFWGTLFGNRIKGVKLICNKGTETDNDSSNLLPVIKKRQCRPDTKMWQTTEKAKFSDGEKCRREALEQVGNGMSDELSSEEDGEARTQMMILRRSVEGASSDNGYEVKNRKSILSRHINSQVKKTTTNWYHVVRDSDSLAESEFESAAFSQGSRSGVSGGSRNLNMSRRDSESTRQDSETEDMLWDDLLHGPECRSSVTSDSEGAHVNTLHSGTKRDPKEDVFQQNHLFWLQNSSPASDRVSAIIWEGNECKKMDMSVLEISGIIMSRVNTYQQGVGYQMLGNAVTIGLAFFPFLHRLFREKNLDQLKSISAEEIVTLFCGAPPVTPIIILSLITFFERLCLTWMFFFMMCVAERTYKQRFLFAKLFSHITSARKARKYEIPHFRLKKVENIKIWLSLRSFLKRRGPQRSVDVVVSSVFLLTLSIAFICCAQVLQGHKTFLNDAYNWEFLIWETALLLFLLRLASLGSETNKKYSNVSILLTEQINLYLKMEKKPNKKEQLTLVNNVLKLSTKLLKELDTPFRLYGLTMNPLIYNITRVVILSAVSGVISDLLGFNIRLWKIKP; translated from the exons ggcttcaaaaacaaaccaaaaaagatgGGTCACATAAAGCCAGACTTGATTGATGTTGACTTAATTAGAG gTTCAACATTTGCCAAAGCCAAACCTGAAATTCCATGGACATCTCTGACCCGGAAGGGGCTTGTTCGAGTTGTATTTTTCCCATTGTTCAGCCATTGGTGGATTCAGGTTACCTCTTTAAGAATCTTTGTTTGGCTGCTCCTGCTTTACCTCATGCAAG TGATAGCACTCGTGTTATATTTTATGATGCCTATTGTGAATGTAAGTGAAGTACTTGGACCCTTGTGCCTTATGTTACTCATGGGAACTGTCCACTGTCAAATTGTGTCCACTCAGATAACCAAGCCATCCGGAAATAATGGAAATCGAAGACGAAG aaaattacGAAAAACCGTAAATGGTGATGGGAGCcgagaaaatggaaataactccTCTGATAAAGTCAGAGAAGTAGAAACTGTGGGACCTGTACCCTTTATTCGTGGTTTTTGGGGGACTCTCTTTGGCAACAG GATTAAAGGAGTAAAATTAATATGTAACAAAGGGACTGAAACGGACAATGACTCAAGTAATCTGCTTCCTGTCATTAAGAAGAGACAGTGTCGACCAGATACTAAAATGTGGCAAACGACAGAGAAAGCAAAATTTTCCGATGGAGAAAAGTGCCGTAGG GAGGCTCTGGAACAGGTGGGTAATGGGATGTCAGATGAGCTGTCGAGTGAGGAAGATGGTGAAGCCCGGACACAGATGATGATTCTGCGTCGGAGCGTGGAAGGGGCCTCTAGTGACAATGGCTATGAAGTCaagaacagaaaatcaatactCTCAAGGCACATAAACTCTCAG GTAAAGAAAACCACTACCAACTGGTATCATGTTGTGCGGGATTCAGATAGTCTGGCCGAATCAGAATTTGAATCAGCAGCCTTCAGTCAG ggCTCCAGATCTGGTGTGAGTGGAGGTTCTCGAAACCTCAACATGTCAAGAAGAGACTCAGAAAGCACCCGCCAGGACTCGGAGACCGAAGACATGTTATGGGATGACCTGCTGCATGGTCCAGAGTGCAGGTCGTCTGTCACCAGTGACAGTGAGGGGGCCCATGTGAATACCCTTCACTCAGGGACCAAACGTGACCCCAAAGAGGACGTTTTTCAGCAG aatCATTTATTCTGGCTTCAGAACTCAAGTCCTGCCTCTGATCGAGTTAGTGCAATAATCTGGGAAGGAAATGAGTGCAAAAAGATGGATATGTCTGTGTTGGAAATAAGTGGCATCATTATGAGCAGG GTTAACACGTATCAGCAAGGAGTAGGTTATCAGATGCTGGGAAATGCCGTCACCATCGGAttagcattttttccttttttacatcgACTTTTCCGTGAGAAGAACCTTGACCAGCTCAAGTCCATTTCAGCAGAGGAGATCGTTACTCTCTTTTGTGGGGCACCACCTGTTAcacctattattattttgtctctaATTACTTTTTTTGAACGATTGTGTCTTACGTGGATGTTTTTCTTTATGATGTGTGTGGCAGAGAGAACGTATAAACAG agatttttatttgcaaaactcTTCAGCCATATTACTTCTGCCAGGAAAGCTAGGAAATATGAAATACCTCATTTCAGACTTAAAAAGGTGGAGAACATTAAGATATGGTTATCATTGCGTTCCTTTCTAAAg AGGCGGGGGCCGCAGCGTTCCGTGGATGTGGTTGTGTCATCAGTCTTCCTCCTGACCCTTTCGATTGCTTTCATTTGTTGTGCCCAG GTTCTCCAAGGACATAAAACTTTCCTGAATGATGCTTATAATTGGGAGTTTTTGATCTGGGAAACAGCTTTACTGCTTTTTTTACTGCGCCTGGCCTCATTGGGGTCTGAAACCAATAAGAAATACAGCAATGTTTCAATATTACTTACTGAACAG ATTAACTTATatcttaagatggaaaaaaagccAAATAAGAAAGAACAGCTTACCCTAGTAAACAATGTATTAAAACTCTCCACCAAATTGTTGAAA GAACTGGACACACCATTTCGACTCTATGGGCTGACAATGAATCCTTTAATCTACAATATCACACGAGTAGTTATCCTTTCTGCCGTCTCAGGTGTTATAAGTGATCTTCTAGGATTTAATATACGA ctgTGGAAAATTAAACCATAA
- the PHTF1 gene encoding protein PHTF1 isoform X2, with product MASNGRDAISWYQKKIGAYDQQIWEKSIEQTQIKGFKNKPKKMGHIKPDLIDVDLIRGSTFAKAKPEIPWTSLTRKGLVRVVFFPLFSHWWIQVTSLRIFVWLLLLYLMQVIALVLYFMMPIVNVSEVLGPLCLMLLMGTVHCQIVSTQITKPSGNNGNRRRRKLRKTVNGDGSRENGNNSSDKVREVETVGPVPFIRGFWGTLFGNRIKGVKLICNKGTETDNDSSNLLPVIKKRQCRPDTKMWQTTEKAKFSDGEKCRREALEQVGNGMSDELSSEEDGEARTQMMILRRSVEGASSDNGYEVKNRKSILSRHINSQVKKTTTNWYHVVRDSDSLAESEFESAAFSQGSRSGVSGGSRNLNMSRRDSESTRQDSETEDMLWDDLLHGPECRSSVTSDSEGAHVNTLHSGTKRDPKEDVFQQNHLFWLQNSSPASDRVSAIIWEGNECKKMDMSVLEISGIIMSRVNTYQQGVGYQMLGNAVTIGLAFFPFLHRLFREKNLDQLKSISAEEIVTLFCGAPPVTPIIILSLITFFERLCLTWMFFFMMCVAERTYKQRFLFAKLFSHITSARKARKYEIPHFRLKKVENIKIWLSLRSFLKRRGPQRSVDVVVSSVFLLTLSIAFICCAQVLQGHKTFLNDAYNWEFLIWETALLLFLLRLASLGSETNKKYSNVSILLTEQELDTPFRLYGLTMNPLIYNITRVVILSAVSGVISDLLGFNIRLWKIKP from the exons ggcttcaaaaacaaaccaaaaaagatgGGTCACATAAAGCCAGACTTGATTGATGTTGACTTAATTAGAG gTTCAACATTTGCCAAAGCCAAACCTGAAATTCCATGGACATCTCTGACCCGGAAGGGGCTTGTTCGAGTTGTATTTTTCCCATTGTTCAGCCATTGGTGGATTCAGGTTACCTCTTTAAGAATCTTTGTTTGGCTGCTCCTGCTTTACCTCATGCAAG TGATAGCACTCGTGTTATATTTTATGATGCCTATTGTGAATGTAAGTGAAGTACTTGGACCCTTGTGCCTTATGTTACTCATGGGAACTGTCCACTGTCAAATTGTGTCCACTCAGATAACCAAGCCATCCGGAAATAATGGAAATCGAAGACGAAG aaaattacGAAAAACCGTAAATGGTGATGGGAGCcgagaaaatggaaataactccTCTGATAAAGTCAGAGAAGTAGAAACTGTGGGACCTGTACCCTTTATTCGTGGTTTTTGGGGGACTCTCTTTGGCAACAG GATTAAAGGAGTAAAATTAATATGTAACAAAGGGACTGAAACGGACAATGACTCAAGTAATCTGCTTCCTGTCATTAAGAAGAGACAGTGTCGACCAGATACTAAAATGTGGCAAACGACAGAGAAAGCAAAATTTTCCGATGGAGAAAAGTGCCGTAGG GAGGCTCTGGAACAGGTGGGTAATGGGATGTCAGATGAGCTGTCGAGTGAGGAAGATGGTGAAGCCCGGACACAGATGATGATTCTGCGTCGGAGCGTGGAAGGGGCCTCTAGTGACAATGGCTATGAAGTCaagaacagaaaatcaatactCTCAAGGCACATAAACTCTCAG GTAAAGAAAACCACTACCAACTGGTATCATGTTGTGCGGGATTCAGATAGTCTGGCCGAATCAGAATTTGAATCAGCAGCCTTCAGTCAG ggCTCCAGATCTGGTGTGAGTGGAGGTTCTCGAAACCTCAACATGTCAAGAAGAGACTCAGAAAGCACCCGCCAGGACTCGGAGACCGAAGACATGTTATGGGATGACCTGCTGCATGGTCCAGAGTGCAGGTCGTCTGTCACCAGTGACAGTGAGGGGGCCCATGTGAATACCCTTCACTCAGGGACCAAACGTGACCCCAAAGAGGACGTTTTTCAGCAG aatCATTTATTCTGGCTTCAGAACTCAAGTCCTGCCTCTGATCGAGTTAGTGCAATAATCTGGGAAGGAAATGAGTGCAAAAAGATGGATATGTCTGTGTTGGAAATAAGTGGCATCATTATGAGCAGG GTTAACACGTATCAGCAAGGAGTAGGTTATCAGATGCTGGGAAATGCCGTCACCATCGGAttagcattttttccttttttacatcgACTTTTCCGTGAGAAGAACCTTGACCAGCTCAAGTCCATTTCAGCAGAGGAGATCGTTACTCTCTTTTGTGGGGCACCACCTGTTAcacctattattattttgtctctaATTACTTTTTTTGAACGATTGTGTCTTACGTGGATGTTTTTCTTTATGATGTGTGTGGCAGAGAGAACGTATAAACAG agatttttatttgcaaaactcTTCAGCCATATTACTTCTGCCAGGAAAGCTAGGAAATATGAAATACCTCATTTCAGACTTAAAAAGGTGGAGAACATTAAGATATGGTTATCATTGCGTTCCTTTCTAAAg AGGCGGGGGCCGCAGCGTTCCGTGGATGTGGTTGTGTCATCAGTCTTCCTCCTGACCCTTTCGATTGCTTTCATTTGTTGTGCCCAG GTTCTCCAAGGACATAAAACTTTCCTGAATGATGCTTATAATTGGGAGTTTTTGATCTGGGAAACAGCTTTACTGCTTTTTTTACTGCGCCTGGCCTCATTGGGGTCTGAAACCAATAAGAAATACAGCAATGTTTCAATATTACTTACTGAACAG GAACTGGACACACCATTTCGACTCTATGGGCTGACAATGAATCCTTTAATCTACAATATCACACGAGTAGTTATCCTTTCTGCCGTCTCAGGTGTTATAAGTGATCTTCTAGGATTTAATATACGA ctgTGGAAAATTAAACCATAA